The following proteins are co-located in the Triticum aestivum cultivar Chinese Spring chromosome 1A, IWGSC CS RefSeq v2.1, whole genome shotgun sequence genome:
- the LOC123050025 gene encoding uncharacterized sugar kinase slr0537, with protein MALASTTASRLISRRLAAPLPPPPSSSCAAPRGGARPGLRRFAVRWEGRPRALLGGFSDADEDASDDEDEEDGPGALSGGPPRQEQECEDVIELAAAAFSGPERWDVLGLGQAMVDFSGMVDDEFLERLGIEKGTRKVVNHEERGRVLRAMDGCTYKAAAGGSLSNSLVALARLGSSRASSYPELRIAMAGSVGSDPLGSFYRQKLHRANVQFLSKPVKDGTTGTVIVLTTPDAQRTMLAYQGTSSTLAYDSDLAEIVSKSNLLIVEGYLFEFSHTIEAIKQACEDAKKNGALIAVSASDVSCIKRCHSDFWDIVGNYADILFANANEARAFCELTSEESTVSAARYLSHSIPLVSVTDGMHGSYIGVKGEAIYIPPPACIPVDTCGAGDAYASGILYGILRGASDLKGIGLLAAQVAAVVVGQQGTRLRVKDADRLAESFEFHLDNLEFCSDAGTDQVPNL; from the exons ATGGCGCtcgcctccaccaccgcctcccgcctcatcagccgccgcctcgccgctcccctcccgcctcctccttcctcttcctgcGCCGCGCCGCGAGGAGGAGCCAGGCCAGGGCTGCGCCGGTTCGCGGTGCGCTGGGAGGGCAGGCCGAGGGCGCTCCTGGGAGGATTCTCGGACGCCGATGAAGATGCcagcgacgacgaggacgaggaggatggCCCGGGCGCGCTCAGCGGTGGGCCGCCGAGGCAGGAGCAGGAgtgcgaggacgtcatcgagctcgCCGCCGCTGCCTTCTCCGGGCCCGAGCGCTGGGACGTGCTCGGACTCGGCCAGGCCATG GTTGACTTCTCAGGCATGGTGGATGATGAATTCCTCGAGAGACTGGGCATAGAGAAGGGTACTAGAAAGGTCGTCAACCATGAGGAGAGGGGACGGGTCTTGCGTGCCATGGATGGCTGCACCTACAAGGCCGCTGCCGGAGGCTCATTGTCCAACTCGCTTGTGGCTCTAGCAAGGCTTGGTAGTAGTCGGGCCAGCAGCTACCCTGAGCTTAGAATAGCAATGGCCGGCAGTGTGGGCAGTGACCCACTTGGTAGTTTCTACAG GCAAAAGCTGCATCGTGCTAATGTGCAATTCTTGTCCAAGCCGGTCAAAGATGGGACTACTGGCACTGTGATTGTTCTAACAACTCCAGATGCACAGCGAACTATGCTTGCTTACCAG GGTACCTCTTCAACTTTGGCTTACGATTCAGACTTGGCAGAGATAGTATCCAAGTCAAATTTACTGATAGTGGAAGGGTACCTTTTTGAGTTTAGTCATACAATTGAAGCCATCAAGCAGGCATGTGAAGATGCTAAGAAGAATGGTGCACTTATTGCTGTTTCGGCATCAGATGTGTCATGCATCAAGCGTTGCCACAGTGATTTTTG GGACATCGTAGGGAACTATGCAGACATACTGTTCGCCAATGCCAACGAAGCAAGGGCATTCTGCGAGCTAACCTCAGAAGAGAGCACGGTCTCAGCTGCGAGATACTTGAGTCATTCTATCCCTCTAGTGTCTGTTACAGATGGTATGCATGGTTCTTACATCGGTGTGAAAGGTGAAGCAATATACATCCCCCCGCCGGCATGTATACCTGTGGACACCTGCGGAGCTGGTGATGCATACGCATCAGGAATCCTGTACGGTATCCTCCGGGGCGCATCGGATTTGAAGGGCATCGGCCTGCTGGCGGCCCAGGTAGCCGCTGTTGTCGTCGGGCAGCAAGGCACGCGCCTGAGGGTTAAGGATGCTGACAGGTTGGCTGAATCGTTCGAGTTCCACCTTGACAACTTGGAGTTCTGTTCAGATGCTGGAACGGACCAGGTTCCCAACTTATGA
- the LOC123050036 gene encoding uncharacterized protein At2g38710 produces MVVATEEMAVYCFDTLVAHYSGEQPPPPAFEEGVHPLFVTWKKATNGSEPRLRGCIGTLEPRQIVSGFKDYALTSALRDRRFSPIQSKELPYLECTVSILTEYETALNHLDWEVGKHGLIIEFTDPDYNVRRSGTYLPEVAAHEGWTQLETIDSLMRKAGYNGTITESLRKKIRVTRYQSTLYTMHYGEYTAYVKKNRGEINGAPIVNGFKPGQ; encoded by the exons ATGGTGGTGGCCACGGAGGAAATGGCGGTCTACTGCTTCGACACCCTCGTCGCCCACTACAGCGgcgagcagccgccgccgcccgccttcgaGGAGGGCGTCCA CCCACTGTTTGTCACCTGGAAGAAGGCTACCAATGGTTCCGAGCCACGCCTAAGGGGATGCATCGGAACTTTGGAGCCCCGTCAGATTGTAAGCGGCTTCAAGGATTATGCGCTGACCAG TGCCCTGAGGGATCGGCGCTTTTCTCCGATACAGTCCAAAGAGCTGCCATATTTGGAATGCACAGTTTCTATATTGACTGAATACGAAACTGCACTCAACCACCTTGATTGGGAG GTTGGAAAGCATGGTTTAATTATTGAGTTCACCGATCCTGACTATAATGTAAGACGGAGTGGAACTTATTTACCTGAGGTTGCTGCCCATGAAG GATGGACACAACTAGAGACCATTGACTCGCTCATGAGGAAGGCTGGCTATAATGGCACCATCACCGAGTCTTTGAGGAAGAAAATCCGCGTCACCCGCTACCAGAGTACCCTGTACACCATGCACTATGGTGAATATACTGCATATGTCAAGAAGAACAGAGGTGAAATTAACGGGGCACCCATAGTTAATGGATTCAAACCAGGCCAGTGA
- the LOC123050046 gene encoding uncharacterized protein, with amino-acid sequence MVKILEIGGGPLDAEEDDDCCEIDPAEFAKKVNLKASADDDVVVVAAKGPVALKDFPHPRHLCGNYPFDTTPHESRCRKCYCSLCEVPASSCLEWKGTEGHCHSTK; translated from the exons ATGGTGAAGATACTGGAGATCGGAGGAGGACCACTCGACGCCGAGGAAGACGACGACTGCTGCGAGATAGACCCCGCCGAGTTCGCCAAGAAGGTGAACCTCAAAGCATCAGCCGACGACGATGTGGTCGTGGTTGCGGCGAAAGGCCCG GTGGCACTGAAAGACTTTCCGCATCCAAGGCACCTGTGTGGGAATTACCCATTTGATACAACTCCGCACGAGAGCCGTTGTCGCAAG TGTTATTGCTCTTTGTGTGAGGTGCCTGCCTCCAGTTGTCTAGAGTGGAAAGGAACAGAAGGGCACTGCCATAGTACCAAGTAA